From the bacterium genome, the window TATTTGTTGTCTCCCCCAAATCCTATTTTGCAGAACCCTATTCTTGTTCCTTTATTTTTTTTCCTTCCTTGTTACCATAACTTCATCTATTATTCCGTATTCTTTTGCCTGTTCGGCAGACATAAAGAAATCGCGGTCAGTATCTCTTTCTATTCTTTCTAAAGGTTGATGTGTATGTTTTTCTAATATTTTATTTAATATTTCCCGCATTCTAATAATCTCGCGAGCTTGAATATCAATATCCGTTGCCTGTCCTTGAACACCACCCAGTGGTTGATGAATCATAATTCTGGCATGAGGTAAAGCATAGCGTTTACCTTTTGTGCCTGCGGCTAAAAGTAAGGCGCCCATACTTGCCGCCTGTCCAATACATATCGTGGCAATATCTGATTTAATATACTGCATCGTATCATAAATTGCCAGTCCTGCAGTGACTACTCCTCCTGGATTATTAACATATAAGTTTATTTCCTTGTCAGGATTATCCGCTTCAAGGAAAAGAAGTT encodes:
- the clpP gene encoding ATP-dependent Clp endopeptidase proteolytic subunit ClpP codes for the protein MALVPMVVEQSNRGERGYDIFSRLLKERIIFIGSLIDDDVANLIIAQLLFLEADNPDKEINLYVNNPGGVVTAGLAIYDTMQYIKSDIATICIGQAASMGALLLAAGTKGKRYALPHARIMIHQPLGGVQGQATDIDIQAREIIRMREILNKILEKHTHQPLERIERDTDRDFFMSAEQAKEYGIIDEVMVTRKEKK